A genomic region of Desulfomicrobium escambiense DSM 10707 contains the following coding sequences:
- the rpsS gene encoding 30S ribosomal protein S19 — protein MPRSLKKGPFVDGHLIAKVEKSNAERSRQVIKTWSRRSTIIPEMVGLTFAVHNGKKFIPVFVSENMVGHKLGEFAPTRTYFGHAADKKKK, from the coding sequence ATGCCAAGGTCTCTGAAAAAAGGCCCCTTTGTGGACGGCCATCTTATCGCTAAGGTGGAGAAGTCCAACGCTGAAAGAAGCCGTCAGGTGATCAAGACCTGGTCCCGCCGGTCCACGATTATTCCCGAGATGGTCGGTCTTACCTTTGCTGTGCATAACGGTAAGAAGTTTATCCCGGTGTTTGTGTCCGAAAATATGGTCGGACACAAACTTGGTGAATTCGCACCCACCCGGACATATTTTGGCCACGCTGCTGATAAGAA